In Meles meles chromosome 14, mMelMel3.1 paternal haplotype, whole genome shotgun sequence, a single window of DNA contains:
- the LOC123955944 gene encoding galectin-3-like, with protein sequence MADSFSLNDALSGSGNPNPQGWPGQWGNQPAGAGGYPGASYPGAYPGQAPPGGYPGQAPQGAYPGPTAPAYPGPPASGAHPGQPSGPGAYPPPVQPSAPGAQPAAGAFGIPAGPLTVPYDLPLPGGVMPRMLITILGTTKPNANRFALDFKRGNDVAFHFKPRFNEDNKRVIVCNIKLDNIWGKEERQAIFPFESGKPFKIQGLVESDHFKVAVNDAHLLQYNHRMKNLQEISKLGISGDIDLTSASHVMI encoded by the coding sequence ATGGCAGACAGTTTTTCACTTAATGATGCTTTATCTGGGTCTGGAAACCCAAACCCTCAAGGATGGCCTGGTCAATGGGGAAACCAGCCTGCTGGAGCAGGGGGCTATCCAGGGGCCTCCTATCCTGGTGCCTACCCTGGacaagctcctcctggcggctaTCCTGGACAGGCACCTCAAGGAGCGTACCCTGGCCCAACAGCTCCTGCTTATCCTGGACCACCCGCATCAGGAGCCCACCCTGGGCAACCGAGTGGGCCCGGGGCCTACCCACCTCCTGTACAGCCAAGTGCTCCTGGAGCCCAGCCCGCTGCTGGCGCCTTTGGCATCCCTGCTGGACCACTGACTGTACCTTATGACCTGCCCTTGCCCGGAGGAGTCATGCCTCGCATGCTGATCACAATTCTGGGCACAACGAAGCCCAATGCAAACAGATTTGCTTTAGATTTCAAGAGAGGGAATGATGTTGCATTCCACTTTAAGCCACGCTTCAATGAGGACAACAAGAGAGTCATTGTTTGCAATATAAAGCTGGATAAcatctggggaaaggaagaaagacaggcgATTTTCCCATTTGAAAGTGGTAAACCATTCAAAATACAAGGGCTGGTTGAATCTGACCACTTCAAGGTTGCGGTCAATGATGCTCACTTGTTGCAGTACAATCATCGGATGAAAAATCTCCAGGAAATCAGCAAACTGGGAATTTCTGGTGACATAGATCTCACCAGTGCTTCACATGTTATGATATAA